In one Candidatus Brocadiia bacterium genomic region, the following are encoded:
- the amaP gene encoding alkaline shock response membrane anchor protein AmaP, whose product MKILSRLMKTSNWLVAVAAGIFGFLWFADKINLDMISKWAYQTNTENPSMRTILMLLAGYVVVFNLAYVLGNVFRRKYASIIKVNVPEGDLTIDVSAIEDSLRRSVKKLPEIAEARVHLYKERKGEKPIRICTTFSAWEDANIKELTDKIQSSIKIRFQEILDVKEPPVFTTLLSNIVVDKDSRRTESKKRAKERDMAAQRMFYGPEYPVD is encoded by the coding sequence ATGAAGATTCTATCACGCCTGATGAAAACATCCAATTGGTTGGTCGCGGTCGCGGCCGGAATTTTTGGATTCCTATGGTTTGCCGACAAGATTAATTTAGACATGATATCAAAATGGGCTTACCAGACTAACACCGAGAATCCGTCCATGAGGACGATTCTGATGCTGTTGGCCGGCTATGTGGTGGTATTTAACCTGGCCTACGTGCTGGGCAATGTTTTCCGGCGTAAGTATGCCTCTATTATCAAGGTTAACGTTCCAGAAGGCGACCTGACCATCGACGTCTCGGCTATCGAGGATTCACTGCGCCGTTCGGTCAAGAAACTGCCGGAAATAGCCGAAGCCCGGGTGCATCTCTATAAGGAACGCAAAGGCGAGAAACCTATCCGCATCTGCACCACCTTTTCCGCCTGGGAAGACGCCAACATCAAGGAACTGACCGATAAAATCCAGAGCTCCATCAAGATACGGTTTCAGGAGATACTTGATGTTAAGGAACCTCCAGTCTTCACGACACTTCTTTCCAATATCGTGGTAGACAAGGATTCGAGGCGGACAGAGAGCAAGAAGCGCGCCAAGGAACGCGATATGGCCGCCCAACGGATGTTCTACGGCCCGGAATACCCGGTGGATTAA